From Halotia branconii CENA392, the proteins below share one genomic window:
- the bchH gene encoding magnesium chelatase subunit H, translating into MKRIVLIAGFESFNADLYRNAAKLANSCCSDLDIRVFSDRDITTKCQEVEVALKDADVFFGSLLFDYDQVVWLRDRIAQIPSRLVFESALELMSLTKLGDFAIGDKPKGMPKPVKFILDKFSNGREEDKLAGYISFLKIGPKLLKFVPVQKVQDLRNWLIIYGYWNAGGSENVASLFWILAEKYLGLKVGDIPPPIETPNMGLLHPDYPGFFESPKAYLEWYQKQGRGQGAWGMENMTSPVIGILLYRKHVITKQPYIPQMIRCFEAAGLIPLPIFINGVEGHVAVRDWMTTDYEIQQRQLGNIETPSLSTEAVKVDAIVSTIGFPLVGGPAGSMEAGRQIEVAKRILTAKNVPYIVAAPLLIQDIYSWTRQGIGGLQSVVLYALPELDGAIDTIPLGGLVGEKIYLVPERVQRLISRVKSWVALRQKPASERKIAIILYGFPPGYGAVGTAALLNVPRSLLKFLHALKDQGYTVGDLPDDGEELIRQVKEADEELHLSLVPSPQSLASNSNAVNVRTLEKWLGYLQTSRVEKQWKSLTGTGIKTYGDEFQIGGIQLGNVWIGVQPPLGIQGDPMRLMFERDLTPHSQYAAFYKWLQNDLAADAIVHFGMHGTVEWLPGSPLGNTGYSWSDILLGDLPNLYIYAANNPSESMLAKRRGYGVLISHNVPPYGRAGLYKELVALRDLISEYREDPQKNYVLKESICKKILDTGLEADCPFEDAKKLGISFTPENVRMFSNHAFDDYLVKLYEYLQVLENRLFSSGLHTLGEAPNEEEMSAYLEAYFGGEEEGNEPPRCQERQEEEGLIRDLLMQSTDELRNLLRGLNGEYIPPAPGGDLLRDGAGVLPTGRNIHALDPYRMPSPAAYERGRKIAQKIIAQHVEEHGKYPETVAVLLWGLDAIKTKGESLGILLELVGAEPVKEGTGRIVRYELKPLAKVGHPRIDVLGNLSGIFRDSFVNVIELLDDLFQRAADANESEEENFIRKHALALKVQGVENVSARLFSNPAGDFGSLVNDQVVDGNWESGEELGNTWQSRNVFSYGRQDKGQARPEVLKALLKTSDRIVQEIDSVEYGLTDIQEYYANTGGLKKAAEKQGGKKVTTSFVESFSKDTTPRNLDDLLRIEYRTKLVNPKWAQAMANQGSGGAFEISQRMTALIGWGGTADFQDDWVYDQAADTYALDAEMAEKLRKANPEAFRNIVGRMLEAHGRGFWETDTEKLNRLRQLYELTDEELEGVTETIKN; encoded by the coding sequence ATGAAACGCATCGTCTTGATTGCTGGATTTGAATCGTTTAACGCTGATTTGTATCGAAATGCAGCAAAGTTGGCTAATTCTTGTTGCTCTGATTTAGATATTAGGGTGTTTAGCGATCGCGATATTACCACCAAGTGCCAAGAAGTAGAAGTAGCACTCAAAGACGCTGACGTGTTTTTTGGCAGCTTACTATTTGATTATGACCAAGTTGTGTGGTTGCGCGATCGCATTGCCCAAATTCCCAGCCGTCTGGTGTTTGAGTCAGCGTTAGAACTGATGAGTTTAACTAAGTTGGGTGACTTTGCCATTGGCGACAAACCCAAAGGAATGCCCAAACCTGTTAAATTCATTCTCGATAAATTCAGCAATGGAAGAGAAGAAGATAAACTTGCTGGTTACATTAGCTTCTTAAAAATTGGCCCGAAACTTCTAAAATTTGTCCCAGTGCAAAAAGTCCAAGACTTACGTAATTGGTTAATTATCTATGGTTATTGGAATGCTGGCGGTTCAGAAAACGTCGCTTCATTATTCTGGATACTGGCAGAAAAATACCTGGGGTTAAAAGTTGGCGATATTCCCCCACCAATTGAAACGCCGAATATGGGATTACTACATCCCGATTATCCAGGTTTTTTTGAATCGCCAAAAGCTTATTTGGAATGGTATCAGAAACAGGGCAGGGGGCAGGGGGCATGGGGCATGGAAAACATGACCTCACCAGTTATCGGAATTTTACTTTATCGTAAACACGTTATTACCAAACAGCCTTACATTCCCCAAATGATTCGCTGTTTTGAAGCAGCGGGTTTGATACCTTTGCCCATCTTTATTAATGGTGTTGAAGGTCATGTAGCAGTACGAGATTGGATGACGACTGACTACGAAATTCAGCAACGACAATTAGGTAATATTGAGACTCCCTCACTTTCAACTGAAGCAGTAAAGGTAGATGCGATCGTTTCCACAATTGGTTTTCCTCTCGTGGGTGGCCCGGCTGGTTCAATGGAAGCAGGACGACAAATAGAAGTAGCAAAACGTATCCTAACTGCAAAAAATGTACCTTACATTGTTGCTGCACCACTGTTAATTCAAGATATTTACTCTTGGACACGCCAAGGTATTGGGGGGTTACAGAGTGTAGTGTTGTATGCGTTACCGGAACTCGATGGGGCTATTGATACGATTCCCTTGGGTGGTTTAGTTGGGGAAAAAATTTATTTGGTTCCCGAACGAGTACAGCGATTAATTAGTAGGGTGAAAAGTTGGGTGGCTTTGCGACAAAAACCTGCATCGGAACGCAAGATTGCCATTATTTTGTATGGTTTTCCTCCCGGTTATGGTGCTGTAGGGACGGCTGCGTTATTGAATGTACCGCGCAGTCTCTTGAAGTTTCTGCACGCACTCAAAGACCAAGGTTATACCGTCGGAGATTTACCTGATGATGGCGAAGAATTGATTCGTCAAGTAAAAGAAGCAGATGAAGAACTACATCTTTCCTTAGTCCCTAGTCCCCAGTCCCTAGCCTCTAATTCCAACGCTGTAAATGTCCGCACATTAGAAAAATGGTTGGGATATCTGCAAACTTCTCGTGTTGAAAAACAATGGAAGTCTTTGACGGGAACGGGAATAAAAACTTATGGTGATGAATTTCAAATTGGCGGTATTCAGTTAGGGAATGTGTGGATTGGTGTACAACCACCTTTAGGCATCCAAGGTGACCCGATGCGGTTAATGTTTGAACGAGATTTAACGCCTCATTCCCAATATGCTGCTTTTTACAAATGGCTACAAAATGACTTGGCTGCTGATGCTATAGTTCACTTTGGAATGCATGGTACTGTAGAATGGTTGCCGGGTTCTCCTTTAGGTAATACTGGTTATTCTTGGTCGGATATTTTGTTAGGAGATTTGCCTAATTTATATATCTACGCGGCAAATAATCCTTCGGAGTCGATGTTGGCAAAACGACGCGGTTATGGGGTGTTAATTTCTCATAATGTACCGCCTTATGGTCGTGCGGGTTTATATAAAGAATTAGTGGCGTTGCGAGATTTAATCTCGGAGTATCGAGAAGATCCACAAAAGAATTATGTGCTGAAGGAAAGTATTTGTAAAAAGATTTTAGATACAGGTTTGGAAGCAGATTGCCCTTTTGAGGATGCTAAAAAGTTGGGGATTTCTTTTACTCCAGAAAATGTGAGGATGTTTAGTAATCATGCTTTTGATGATTATTTGGTGAAGTTGTACGAATATTTGCAAGTTTTGGAAAATCGATTGTTTTCTTCTGGGTTGCATACTTTGGGGGAAGCACCGAATGAGGAGGAGATGAGTGCGTATCTGGAGGCTTATTTTGGGGGGGAGGAGGAAGGAAACGAACCGCCAAGATGCCAAGAACGCCAAGAGGAGGAAGGGCTAATTAGGGATTTGTTGATGCAATCTACGGATGAATTAAGGAATTTGTTAAGGGGTTTGAATGGGGAATATATTCCACCTGCGCCTGGTGGTGATTTGTTGAGGGATGGTGCGGGTGTTTTGCCTACGGGGAGAAACATTCATGCTTTAGATCCTTATAGAATGCCTTCGCCTGCGGCTTATGAAAGGGGACGGAAAATTGCTCAAAAAATTATTGCCCAGCATGTAGAGGAACATGGGAAGTATCCAGAAACTGTGGCGGTGTTGTTATGGGGTTTGGATGCGATTAAAACTAAGGGCGAATCTTTGGGGATTTTGTTGGAATTGGTAGGGGCTGAACCTGTGAAGGAGGGAACTGGTAGAATTGTTCGTTATGAGTTGAAACCGTTGGCAAAAGTGGGACATCCCCGGATTGATGTATTGGGTAATTTATCTGGGATATTTCGGGATAGTTTTGTCAACGTTATCGAATTGTTGGATGATTTGTTTCAACGGGCGGCTGATGCTAATGAGTCGGAAGAAGAGAATTTTATTCGCAAACATGCTTTGGCTTTGAAAGTGCAAGGGGTAGAAAATGTATCTGCAAGATTGTTTTCTAATCCGGCGGGTGATTTTGGTTCTTTGGTGAATGATCAGGTTGTGGACGGAAATTGGGAATCTGGTGAGGAGTTAGGCAATACTTGGCAAAGTCGCAATGTATTTAGTTATGGTAGGCAAGATAAAGGTCAAGCTAGACCAGAAGTATTGAAGGCTTTGTTGAAAACTAGCGATCGCATTGTTCAAGAAATCGATTCAGTAGAATATGGTTTAACTGATATTCAAGAATACTATGCGAATACTGGCGGTTTAAAAAAGGCGGCAGAAAAACAAGGCGGTAAAAAGGTAACTACTAGTTTTGTAGAAAGTTTCTCGAAAGATACTACACCCCGCAATTTAGATGATTTGCTGCGGATAGAATATCGCACAAAGTTAGTTAATCCTAAATGGGCGCAAGCAATGGCTAATCAAGGGTCTGGTGGTGCGTTTGAAATTTCTCAACGGATGACGGCGTTGATTGGTTGGGGTGGTACTGCCGATTTTCAAGATGATTGGGTATATGATCAAGCTGCTGATACTTATGCCTTAGATGCAGAGATGGCGGAAAAGTTACGCAAAGCCAATCCTGAAGCTTTTCGCAATATTGTTGGCAGAATGTTAGAGGCACATGGACGCGGTTTCTGGGAAACAGATACAGAAAAGTTAAATCGGTTACGTCAGTTATATGAGTTGACGGATGAAGAATTGGAAGGAGTGACTGAAACAATTAAAAATTAA
- the acsF gene encoding magnesium-protoporphyrin IX monomethyl ester (oxidative) cyclase produces MVDSLKKPGFEEIRPGIKVPARETLLTPRFYTTDFDEMARMDISVNEDELKAILEEFRVDYNRHHFVRDAEFEQSWDHIDGETRKLFVEFLERSCTAEFSGFLLYKELGRRLKDKSPLVAECFNLMSRDEARHAGFLNKALSDFNLSLDLGFLTKSRSYTFFKPKFIFYATYLSEKIGYWRYITIYRHLEAHPEDRVYPIFRFFENWCQDENRHGDFFDAIMKSQPQMLNDWKARLWSRFFLLSVFATMYLNDIQRKDFYACLGLDAREYDIHVIKKTNETAGRVFPLMLDVENPQFYQRLDVCVENNKKLSAIANSNTPKFLQFFQKLPIYVSHGWQLLRLYLMKPIDAVPAQGAAR; encoded by the coding sequence ATGGTAGATTCCCTCAAAAAACCAGGCTTTGAAGAAATACGGCCAGGAATTAAAGTCCCGGCACGAGAAACCCTGTTAACACCCCGGTTTTATACTACCGATTTTGATGAAATGGCACGGATGGACATTTCTGTCAATGAAGACGAGTTAAAAGCCATCTTAGAAGAGTTTCGTGTTGACTATAACCGCCATCACTTTGTTCGAGATGCCGAGTTTGAACAATCCTGGGATCATATTGATGGGGAAACTCGCAAGCTATTCGTAGAATTTTTAGAACGCTCTTGTACAGCAGAGTTTTCAGGGTTTTTGCTGTATAAAGAACTCGGCCGCCGTTTGAAGGACAAAAGCCCCCTTGTGGCAGAGTGCTTTAATTTGATGTCACGGGATGAAGCTCGTCATGCTGGCTTTTTGAACAAAGCGCTGTCAGATTTCAATCTGTCTTTGGATTTAGGGTTTTTGACAAAGAGCCGTAGCTACACATTCTTTAAACCAAAATTTATCTTCTACGCTACTTATCTTTCAGAAAAAATTGGTTATTGGCGGTATATAACTATTTATCGTCATTTAGAAGCACATCCTGAAGATAGAGTTTATCCAATTTTCCGCTTCTTTGAGAACTGGTGTCAGGATGAAAACCGTCATGGAGATTTCTTTGATGCAATCATGAAATCTCAGCCCCAAATGCTCAATGATTGGAAAGCTAGACTATGGAGTCGCTTCTTTTTATTGTCGGTATTTGCCACAATGTATCTCAACGACATCCAACGCAAAGACTTTTATGCGTGCCTTGGATTAGATGCACGAGAGTACGACATTCATGTAATTAAGAAGACTAATGAAACCGCAGGCAGAGTCTTCCCACTGATGTTGGATGTAGAAAATCCACAATTCTATCAGCGGTTGGATGTTTGTGTCGAGAATAACAAAAAATTGAGTGCGATCGCTAACTCCAACACTCCTAAATTCCTACAATTCTTCCAAAAACTACCAATTTACGTATCTCACGGCTGGCAATTACTACGGCTGTATTTGATGAAACCGATTGATGCTGTTCCTGCTCAAGGTGCAGCTCGCTAG
- a CDS encoding ELWxxDGT repeat protein, with protein MAKPYLVNDITPGSDDSNISYLTNANGTLYFFTYFNLEGDEYLDYVGIRLWTSDGTKPGTKELKDISPVFVFNREPQGLTNFNGIFYFLTDGYKLWRSNGTPEGTFSLVNFTGDRFTPPRLLANINGTLYFSVLKTTGDYYEEYHYDLWKSDGTTAGTFRVKELDNFVRIDSSTNVGSILYFTIYDQSYYQFNNTEQITLWRSDGTEEGTIPVKEFRGGYDDNGINYVDLRNLTTVNNIFYFTYADELWKSDGTEVGTVKVKDIATSYLRNINGTLYFVAEGDYELWKSDGTQEGTVLVKDIKPGTSGSFYSGSSLLSITNIDDILYFYADDGTYGRELWKSDGTEEGTVLVKDIKPGKSGSSQISSLTNVDGILYFIADDGIHGEELWKSDGTTAGTVLVKDIKRGSGGSQISSITNVDGILYFVANDGIYGKELWKSDGTAQGTVLVGDIKPGAGSSNIFQLTNVDGILYFTANDGINGYELWALNTNTPVVSPIVSITAIDANAAEAGNDPAVFRISRIGNLSAALTVIYSVDGTAINGNDYNKLSETVTIAAGESFVDITITPFSDTFPEGSETVNLTLFDQYYAVDPSANTASAIITDDTSAVVLTQPYLVKDIYPGAASSYSSYSYLTKVNDILYFSANDGIHGTELWKSDGTKEGTVLIKDIKRGSGGSNPNIIQINVDGIVYFTTYDSNFKLWKSDSTEEGTVLVKDFPKSSSGVYSPINVNGILYFYTSEYSSSSSDYNLWKTDGTSVGTVKLKTSSESFGIIGVNDTTYFTSYDETYGRELWKTDGTIAGTVRVKDINQGSDSSRIFINLLSINNILYFSADDGVHGEELWKSDGTEEGTVLVKDINPGSAVSPAPSNLINFNGTLYFSADDGIHGNELWKSDGTEEGTVLVKDINPGKTSGINYSIFTDVNGILYFFANYDIDSNELWKSDGTEEGTVLVKELPPGSSFNLNDSNPTGVNGIFYFTDGDTLWKSDGTEGGTFIVKDINPESSRTDYDYKINDLVDVNGTLYFSAEDGIHGRELWKSDGTTEGTVLVKDLNLGATGSNPRNLTYLNDTLYFTADDGIHGNELWAIKISDVINGDGSRDPLTGTEGSDRIVGGTGSKTITGGAGNDEFVYTSLREVGHRIADFTVGSDKIVLTQLLDSLVTGGYNGSNAFADGYVRVLQGSNTNSTVVEIDRDGIIGSAVFRLFIQLDNVTPQAMNDISNFVF; from the coding sequence ATGGCTAAACCCTATTTAGTGAATGATATTACACCTGGGTCTGATGATTCTAATATCTCTTACCTAACAAACGCTAACGGCACCCTCTATTTCTTTACTTATTTCAATTTAGAAGGTGACGAATATCTGGACTATGTGGGTATTCGCTTATGGACGAGTGATGGCACAAAGCCTGGCACTAAAGAGCTAAAAGACATCTCTCCGGTGTTTGTTTTTAATCGTGAACCGCAAGGACTGACAAACTTTAACGGCATCTTTTACTTTTTGACTGACGGTTATAAATTGTGGAGAAGTAATGGAACTCCTGAAGGTACCTTTAGTTTAGTCAATTTTACTGGCGATCGCTTTACTCCTCCTAGATTATTGGCAAATATCAACGGCACTCTCTATTTCTCTGTTCTTAAAACGACGGGTGATTATTATGAAGAGTACCATTATGATTTATGGAAAAGCGATGGTACAACTGCTGGTACTTTTCGAGTCAAAGAACTTGATAATTTTGTTCGTATTGACTCATCAACAAACGTAGGTAGTATACTTTATTTTACTATTTATGATCAAAGTTATTACCAATTCAACAACACTGAGCAAATTACATTGTGGAGAAGCGATGGTACCGAAGAAGGCACTATCCCAGTAAAAGAATTCAGGGGTGGATATGATGATAACGGTATCAACTATGTAGATCTCCGCAACCTGACAACGGTCAATAATATTTTCTATTTCACTTATGCAGATGAGTTATGGAAAAGTGATGGCACTGAGGTTGGCACTGTCAAAGTTAAAGATATTGCAACCTCATATCTGAGAAACATCAACGGCACTCTCTATTTCGTGGCTGAGGGCGATTATGAGTTGTGGAAAAGCGATGGTACTCAAGAGGGTACTGTCCTGGTTAAAGATATTAAACCAGGGACATCTGGTAGTTTTTATAGTGGCTCCAGTCTGTTGAGCATAACTAACATCGACGATATTCTCTATTTTTATGCCGATGATGGTACTTACGGTAGAGAATTATGGAAAAGCGATGGCACTGAAGAGGGTACTGTTCTGGTTAAAGATATTAAGCCAGGCAAATCTGGAAGTTCTCAGATATCTAGTCTAACTAACGTCGATGGCATTCTTTATTTTATTGCTGATGACGGCATCCACGGTGAAGAGTTGTGGAAAAGTGATGGTACAACTGCTGGCACTGTTTTGGTTAAAGACATCAAACGTGGGTCTGGGGGTTCTCAGATATCTAGTATAACTAACGTTGATGGCATTCTCTATTTTGTTGCTAACGATGGCATCTATGGTAAAGAGTTATGGAAAAGTGATGGTACAGCACAAGGTACCGTCTTGGTTGGAGATATCAAACCTGGGGCTGGTAGTTCCAATATCTTTCAGTTAACCAATGTCGATGGCATCCTTTATTTTACTGCTAATGACGGTATCAACGGTTATGAATTGTGGGCTTTGAACACCAACACACCTGTAGTTAGCCCTATAGTCAGTATTACTGCCATTGATGCTAACGCTGCTGAAGCGGGCAATGACCCAGCTGTCTTCCGTATTAGCCGTATTGGCAATTTGAGTGCGGCTTTGACTGTGATATATAGTGTTGATGGCACTGCAATTAACGGCAACGACTACAATAAACTCTCAGAAACTGTCACCATTGCCGCAGGTGAATCTTTTGTAGACATCACTATTACTCCATTTAGTGATACTTTCCCAGAAGGCAGCGAAACTGTTAATCTTACCCTCTTTGATCAGTACTATGCTGTAGATCCATCAGCCAATACTGCCAGCGCTATAATTACCGACGATACTAGTGCAGTAGTACTGACTCAACCCTACCTAGTAAAGGATATCTACCCAGGTGCTGCTAGTTCATACAGTTCCTACTCCTACTTGACAAAAGTCAACGACATCCTCTATTTCAGCGCTAATGACGGTATTCATGGCACAGAGTTATGGAAGAGTGACGGTACAAAAGAAGGTACTGTCTTAATCAAAGACATCAAACGGGGGTCTGGGGGTTCTAATCCCAACATCATACAGATAAATGTTGACGGTATCGTCTATTTCACTACTTATGACAGCAATTTTAAGTTGTGGAAGAGCGATAGCACAGAAGAAGGCACTGTCTTAGTTAAAGATTTTCCCAAGTCTAGCTCTGGCGTATATAGTCCAATAAACGTCAACGGTATTCTTTATTTTTATACTTCTGAATATAGTAGCAGCAGTAGTGATTATAATCTGTGGAAAACTGATGGCACTAGTGTTGGTACTGTTAAGCTCAAAACTAGTAGCGAAAGCTTCGGCATAATTGGTGTAAACGATACCACGTATTTCACTTCTTATGACGAGACTTACGGTAGAGAGTTGTGGAAAACTGATGGCACTATTGCCGGTACTGTCCGAGTCAAAGATATTAACCAAGGCTCTGATAGTTCTCGTATCTTTATCAACTTACTTAGCATTAATAACATCCTTTATTTCAGCGCTGACGATGGCGTTCACGGCGAAGAGTTATGGAAGAGCGATGGTACAGAAGAAGGCACTGTTTTAGTTAAAGATATCAATCCTGGGTCTGCTGTTTCCCCCGCTCCCTCAAACTTGATTAATTTTAATGGCACTCTCTATTTCAGTGCTGATGATGGCATTCACGGTAATGAGTTATGGAAGAGCGATGGTACAGAAGAAGGCACTGTCCTAGTCAAAGATATCAATCCTGGTAAAACTTCTGGTATTAACTATTCCATATTTACCGATGTCAACGGCATTCTTTATTTCTTTGCTAATTACGACATCGACAGTAATGAGTTGTGGAAAAGCGATGGTACAGAAGAAGGCACTGTTTTAGTTAAAGAACTCCCACCAGGGTCTTCTTTTAATCTCAACGACAGTAACCCGACCGGGGTTAATGGCATCTTCTATTTCACTGATGGCGATACATTGTGGAAAAGTGATGGTACTGAAGGGGGTACTTTTATAGTTAAAGATATCAACCCTGAGAGTAGTAGGACTGATTATGATTACAAGATTAATGATTTAGTCGATGTCAATGGCACTCTTTATTTCTCTGCTGAGGACGGCATTCACGGTCGAGAATTATGGAAAAGCGATGGTACTACAGAAGGCACTGTTTTAGTCAAAGACCTCAATCTCGGAGCTACTGGTTCTAATCCCCGTAATCTGACCTACCTTAACGATACCCTTTATTTCACTGCTGACGATGGCATTCACGGTAATGAGTTGTGGGCAATCAAAATCAGCGACGTGATTAATGGCGATGGTAGTCGTGACCCATTAACTGGTACTGAGGGGAGCGATCGCATCGTCGGTGGTACTGGTAGCAAAACTATCACAGGCGGCGCTGGCAATGATGAGTTTGTTTACACCAGCCTTCGAGAAGTAGGACATCGCATTGCTGATTTTACTGTGGGCAGTGACAAAATCGTTTTAACTCAACTGCTCGATAGCCTGGTGACTGGTGGTTATAACGGCAGCAATGCATTTGCTGATGGTTATGTGCGAGTGCTACAAGGTAGCAATACTAACAGTACCGTTGTGGAAATTGACCGCGATGGTATCATAGGTTCGGCAGTTTTTAGATTATTTATTCAGTTAGACAATGTTACCCCACAAGCGATGAACGATATTAGTAACTTCGTCTTCTAG
- a CDS encoding PEP-CTERM sorting domain-containing protein, with product MLISLKHSILNTGTVSLLSLSSLALANPSYAVSIDLTSWNKIGDVNPITSDQATLNSGTLNTVATGGGAGSLEEFLGVSAGSLDPDPDNFVFSTFGSAIKTTFAGIQAGDVFNFEWSFSTSDPDSAFVTINNLVIPLAASGKVFKYPFTKAGNYSVGIGIVDVNDAIGGSQFTVSNANLKPVPEPLTILGSLTALSFGVAMRSRFGKKNSV from the coding sequence ATGTTGATTTCTCTCAAACATTCCATCTTAAACACGGGTACAGTCAGTTTATTGAGCTTAAGCAGTTTAGCACTTGCTAACCCCAGCTATGCTGTCAGTATTGATTTGACAAGTTGGAACAAAATTGGTGATGTTAACCCAATTACATCAGATCAGGCAACGCTAAATTCAGGGACTTTAAATACAGTTGCAACTGGTGGTGGTGCAGGTTCTTTAGAAGAATTTTTAGGTGTATCTGCTGGTAGTTTAGATCCTGATCCTGATAATTTCGTTTTTTCTACTTTTGGTTCTGCAATCAAGACAACTTTTGCAGGTATACAAGCTGGGGATGTCTTCAACTTCGAGTGGAGTTTCTCGACTAGCGACCCTGACAGCGCCTTTGTCACGATTAATAACTTAGTCATTCCCTTAGCTGCTAGTGGCAAGGTTTTCAAATATCCCTTTACTAAGGCGGGTAATTACAGTGTCGGCATTGGTATTGTCGATGTCAATGATGCTATTGGTGGTTCTCAATTTACAGTCAGCAATGCTAACCTCAAGCCAGTTCCCGAACCATTGACTATTTTGGGTTCGTTAACGGCGCTGAGTTTTGGTGTAGCTATGCGATCGCGTTTTGGCAAAAAAAATTCTGTTTGA
- a CDS encoding L,D-transpeptidase: protein MKSLIYSDWVRHLKILLAGTALSLSVMGAGTSEVWANSSNQKIKQTIETLQQSDQRWIQIDLAKQRLIAWEGGKPVYAILISSGKKSTPTRIGKFKIQSKHKSTRMRGRDYDVPNVPYAMFYQGNYGIHGAYWHRKFGTPVSHGCVNIAPDHAKWLFNWASVGTPVVISKTLK from the coding sequence ATGAAAAGTCTGATTTATTCTGACTGGGTGCGTCACCTAAAGATCTTACTTGCTGGTACAGCACTGTCATTGAGTGTGATGGGGGCTGGAACATCTGAAGTTTGGGCAAATTCAAGCAACCAGAAGATTAAACAAACTATTGAGACTTTACAACAATCTGATCAACGTTGGATTCAAATTGATCTTGCAAAACAAAGATTAATAGCTTGGGAAGGTGGAAAACCTGTGTATGCTATTTTGATTTCCTCAGGTAAAAAATCTACTCCCACCCGTATTGGTAAATTTAAAATTCAATCCAAGCACAAATCTACCCGAATGCGGGGAAGAGACTATGATGTTCCCAACGTTCCTTACGCAATGTTTTACCAAGGCAATTATGGTATTCATGGTGCATACTGGCATCGAAAATTTGGCACTCCAGTCAGCCACGGTTGCGTAAATATCGCACCAGATCATGCTAAATGGCTATTTAATTGGGCATCAGTAGGAACACCAGTAGTTATTTCTAAGACTTTGAAGTAA
- a CDS encoding bifunctional 4-hydroxy-2-oxoglutarate aldolase/2-dehydro-3-deoxy-phosphogluconate aldolase, with protein MPNQAWLSKLQQYRAIAVIRASEMKLARKMAMAVASGGMPLIEITWNSDRAPELISQLRSQLPNCTIGTGTLFDVEQLQDAIACGAQFLFTPHVDPAMIQAAVAKDIPIIPGALTPTEIVTAWTHGASCVKVFPVSAVGGADYIKSLQGPLGHIPLIPTGGVTLENAKEILQAGAIAVGLSGQLFPKHLVAKENWQAIAEGASKLIKQIA; from the coding sequence ATGCCTAATCAAGCTTGGTTATCAAAGCTGCAACAATACCGAGCGATCGCAGTTATCCGCGCCTCAGAAATGAAATTAGCCCGAAAAATGGCAATGGCGGTAGCATCTGGAGGAATGCCGTTAATTGAGATTACCTGGAATAGCGATCGCGCCCCAGAATTAATTAGTCAACTACGTTCACAATTACCTAACTGTACTATTGGTACTGGTACATTGTTTGATGTCGAGCAGTTGCAAGATGCGATCGCTTGTGGGGCGCAGTTTCTCTTCACACCTCATGTTGATCCAGCAATGATTCAAGCAGCGGTAGCAAAAGATATACCAATCATACCAGGAGCATTAACTCCTACAGAAATAGTTACTGCTTGGACTCATGGAGCAAGCTGTGTAAAGGTCTTTCCTGTGTCAGCGGTAGGTGGTGCTGATTATATCAAAAGTCTACAAGGGCCACTAGGTCATATTCCCTTAATTCCTACGGGCGGCGTTACTTTAGAAAACGCTAAGGAAATTCTACAAGCAGGAGCGATCGCTGTGGGGTTGAGTGGTCAATTATTTCCCAAACATCTGGTGGCTAAAGAAAATTGGCAGGCGATCGCCGAAGGGGCAAGTAAATTGATCAAACAAATAGCATAA